The window GTCAAGGATGAGGGCCATGAGGCGGCGGTCCGAGGCCTCCTCGAGCGATGCCGGAGCGCTGTGCTCCCGGTGGATCTCGAGGGCCTTGCGGCAGAGCTTCTCTGCATCGTCGAATTGCAGAGCTTGCACATGTGCTTCCGCCAAGTACCTGCGCGCATTGACGAGAAAGAACACATGAGTGGTCATGTCTTGTCAGGCAGCCATCTAGATTCGATTCCTTTGGTGTTTCTGCACGCAAGTACTCTCGCACTGGGGAAAAATCTCTTGTTTGGCTTTGGCGAGTCTGGAGGTTAAGTAAAAAATGGCGCCTTTTTGGGAGAGATGAGATCTAGATCGAGAAACAGCAGAGGGGCTGAGATGATGACCTGCAGGTCTCGGCGACGCGGGGATCGCGGTCGCCGAGCGCGGCCATCTGGATCTGGAGCCCCTTGCCGTAGCAGGCGATGGACTCGTCCATGCGGCCGAGCATGGCGTGCGTGTCGCCGAGCTGCATCCAGCCGGAGAAGGCGGCGAGGGACCACTCCTCGCCCCTCTGGTCGGCCTCGGGTtgaggctgctgctggtggtggttctcgtcggccgcctcgccgtcgccgtcggcctcggcgggcggcggcggcgtgacgacggcgacggcgcgctcGAGGACGGGGATGGCGTCGGCGTGGCGGCCCAGGCCGCagtggatggcggcggcgacgtggagGCTcatggcgagctcgagctcggagcCCTCCCCGCGGCGCTCGAGCGCCCGGGCGGCGCGCTCGGCGAActcgagcgcgcgcgcggcggcggcgccctccccgGAGACCATGGCGTCGCGCGCCTGCTTGAGGAGGAAGGGCCCCAGATCCGGGTTGTCGAGCGAGTCGTCCGCCTCGGCCGGGGCGGGCTTCCTGGGCTTtgcgcgcgaggaggcggacggggacggggacggcggcgccctccgcggcagcggcgacgagaggcggcgctgcggcggggcggccgccgggggcgaGTTGTCGCTGGTGGCGAGGCCCGGCATGGCGATGGCGGGCGGAGTTTGGTGGTCCTCGGTGTTGGGGAGGAGTCAGTTGGTGGCTGGCGCTAGCGTTGGCGACGACGGGAGCTCAATACCATTCGGGGAAGGGCAGGAAGAGGGAGGGATCTCTGCCCGCTGCCGTTGCTTGCTTGCAAGGGAAGACTAGCAGAGGTCCGTCTCCGTCCTGCAGCAGCTGCGCGGGCTCTGCTGGGAGAGAGATGAATCATCAGAAGAAGAGATGTGTCCGTCGTGTGTGTCGTGATGGCAACGGCCGGATTGCCTGCCGTCATAATGACGGTACTGCCCTCTCTTAAATCAATAAATAAATACTCCTATTAGCGTGCTTTACTTAATTAAGTGTGATCAACGTAAGGAGCGGTTAAGCTGCCTGGCAGTGCTTTGCTTGTGAAACGTCGAGCCTGACAGTGCCACTGCAATTAAGGTGCTCTCGTACTTGACGCCCATTCGCCTTTCTTTTCATTTCAGCTAACAAGACCCTGCTAGCTGTTTgcaaactctttttttttactactATTCTCTATAGTAGTACTTGGCGTTGTACTAGTAATACTCCTACTACTAGTATGTTATGTTATGTGTAACGGTATGTATGTATGATTTTGCCGGGTGTTCGTGCAGTCGAGCTGTTTGTCTGGCTGGCGCTGCCACTATGATTGATGATGCAAGTACTCTGCATCCACGCCCCCAATTGGCACCACTGACAGAGATTAGCACCAGCATTCTGCCGAACCCATCAATTCGTCCTGGGTTTTGCGGTCGAGCAAGTGTTCCTTGCGATAGATTATCAATTTTATCATCGCCTGAAAATGTAGTAATCGATTCTTGATCGTGTTGCTGAAAACAACTAACAGCCTGGCCTGGTGCAGCAAGCGTATCCAAATATAATCAACCATCGCCTATGATCGATCGGCATCATATCACATATATGATTCGCgctatgaatttttttttttgcgagaaatAACATATATAAAATGCAGTGGTTATGGTTATGGTACCGTTTTATCCTTCTTGCCTCGCTAGCTAATTGATTTGCAGTGGTTTCATCAGTCTCCTCAAAATATAAATCAGACTCTTTATTCAAAGAAAAAGTATAAATCACACTCCCATAGTAGTTATTTACATGTGCAGCATTTTTTTATTACCACACCACACAGTATTAGTTCCAACATTTTATTATCTTTGGCATTCGTTATCTAAAATTTAAAGTAGATCGACAACCCAATATCGGTGCTGCTAGATTCACTTCATTCGTTAAGACTGTATATATTGATCGACAGCCCAATATGTAGATTGGCATTGGCGCATTGCTCGCCGTATTATATTGAAGATTGTATATATTGATGTTCGAAGGACGCACTTAGCTTTGTTGTAACACAAAATAGCTGAATTCATCCCTAATCTATTATGCTTAGCTAAATTCCGTCTTCATCCATTTACTAACGTGGCGTGCCACGTTGGCTCGCCGCGTCTCTATGCAGTCAGCTTAGGTTTTCAACTTCTATTGAAATATTCGTTTGACCCCATTCTCATTTTGAACCGACCATCAGCATCTCATTTTTTGAACAGACCAGACCAGTCAGCTGCATCTCGTTTTGAATTGGCATGGACCAAACCAATCAGTAGCATCTTGTTTTTCCCTTAAAAAAAACAACATCTTGTTTTGAACAGACCAGTTGGCAAAATGAAATGTTGGTGGTCTATTCAAGATGAGGGCGGGTAAAATGGTCATTTCAATGGAGTTGGAACCTTAAACTGGTTGGGCGGGGCGGTGACAAGAAGAGCCTACATCTCGTGTCATGTTAGCAACTAGATGAAGTTGGGCCAATTTAAGAAGTTTAGGAGCTGAATTAGACGTTTTTATAGTTGAAGGATGAAATTGAGCAAGCACGATAGCCCATGGATGAATTCGGCTATTTTGGCGTGTTGTAATGTTGCGAGACGAAGTACAATACATTTTAGAAGGAAATAattgacaaaagaaaaaaaatcatcatctGGCGATACAACGTGCACCGCTCTTGCATTGGTCCTCGTCCTCCATTGGATTCTACTCGTCCCGCCTGCCTGCCTGTGCCTGCCTCGAGACTCGTGTGTTCTTCCTCCAAAGCCAGGTACCTAGCATCACCACCAGCACAGCACGTGACCGACCGACCGACTTGACCAAAGCTAGCCAGTCAGCGTCTTGCACCGCCGTATACGTACGCGTCTACATGGACCGTGTATTTACCAACCAATGGGCTTAATATATATATTTGGGCCCCCATCCCTCCACCTGTATGTAAGCATTATAGCCCAGTCCACTTTCGATCGACGACGTGGTCGCCCCCaaacctcctcctccggctcgtcgccgtcgcctccgGCGAAATCTACCGGTCGTACCAGGCTGAGTGGCCAAAATGCCGTCCCcgtctctcctcctcctccgcgcctctcctccctcgccgcaccTCATCTCCCCCTTCCGCCGatgcctcccctccccctcctccctgaGACCAACAACACGCGCCCctcgcctgcgcctgcgccagCACCCCGTGGGGtcccgcgccaccgcccgcgtCGTGGAAGCGGGCGACGCCGGTGCCAGCGCCCTCATCCCGATCGCGCGCTGCTACGAGGGCCGCCTCGCGcgcctcgagctcgccggcgccgcgcgccgggAGCAGGcggtcgcggccgcggccgcggccgcggtcgacggaggggcggcggcggaggggcacctcgccgccggcgccgaggccatgGTCGTCGAGGCATTCCTCCCCGGGCCCGATGGGGGCGGGACGACCGCGTCGTCGTCCACACGAGTGGTGAGTAGTGAGATTAGCATTACTTTGCTAGTACTAATGATTGACTTGCGAGGGgcgtgacggaaccgccaaattaaaactctaaattaagcgtaatggccgttatttgaacacatcagacacattcgcttaatggtttaatttggcgatcctttctcaaaacacggtccgatcgaaacatcactggtagtcccacgcgaagatgggcacagatggtacaagcatgaTATAATACTTAGAAGTACATACACAACAAAGAGGAaacattaagttttacaaaccgagttcaaaagTATATATAATTTtacataagttgcataatttacaaaactttacaatagaTGTGACTGAAGTTCGAATAGAAAGGATCTTATAACTACACTAGCCTTCATCAGTTCTGATTCttcatgaccggtcagaccggttgaccgAATTGATCAGACCGATCCAGCCTGGACCAACCTtgactaccggtcagaccggtcgacgaAAAAACTGAGGAGCTGCATACTCAGCCCGCAAGCGTGCACTCCTTCGACCcccctaacctaagggtcttgctccaccacctcccactcctctgcatcccggcggataaacttgacacagcaggggcagaagtcaacgTCCGGATGGCCTAAAATAATtatggcaacaaaccctgagtatactaatactcagcaaggcttacccgacgatgggtatacatagcccattatctagacatgcacgtcTTTCTGGCTAGTGGGTTTGTTTTGTAGAAAAGCATCTATAggtggatccttattttcaatattttagccgcATATACTATATAgatagagcctaccgtctgtaaccggaaggtcccgagTTCGAGCCCcggcctctgcacatttgtgtgggtaaggcttggggcttaaagacaacccttccccagaccccgcacagtgcgggaagcctacgacactgggtacgccctttttatATATTATATAGATAGACTATCAACTAATGTTTGCATATCTAAAGCAATCATGTTGGAGCATTcaatagtgattcaaattagtATCCATCCTATTTCACTAATATTCGAACTCATTTTCTACGaggcgacaaagagatcaaggcccttatatccgcgagacacggtgaatcgatccgatttaaccttgtaaggtggacctaaccaacacggcacgcataagccccgtcggaccacacacaccaaccattcccctccccgcctcgaactacaggaccgccccaccatcatatggtcagccgagctcaacgtgagaccaccaaaagtaaatacatgcatctcatttctccgcgactactcgactaccccaggagatGAGATGAGgccctgtactttcgaagtgaggcagtactagacttaccggtttcgactacctcctactcccggcatgcggttaatacagttcaatccccgatcagcactgccgacaacgaccggtccttaatcgacacagacggggctaagacaaccaGAAACCCGATCCTACTGCCATACCTAcatatcatcatcattccccgtccggtctcaagttTCCATCATTTCCACATTTCATTCCATATCTCAAATACTGAAGTATAAAGATAAATAtacatctcgcgagtaaccggcaattactcgacttctaaatatcctatatctcgcgagtgataaGAAATCACCCGGCTTTTATCGAGTCCTATTAAGCATGACATTGCCATcaacctatacatactagtataaaacCCAAGGAAacatagggatcatgcaactatggcttcaaacaactcctgaacataatgcacaagtaataaataaacatatatatattgaatcataatttaaaataataggacatgcaccggggcttgccttcgggttgCTGCTCTGCACTTGGGTGaaccgggccttgggccggggcctcacgcctctcctcctgctggGCCTGCTCTAGCGGCTCCTGTGGCTTCGCAACCACCTCGAACACAACCTCCTCCgtcgcggctgctacacgtgtgcatatgcatatgacatgaggaatgcatgcatgatttacaAATTAACAAGCAACTAATACCCAAAATAATTTCCAACTAATTACCTTAACTACCCTAACCGAACCCTCTCAGCCATGGCACGTTAGAGTtgcatggaccggtctgaccggtcggatagaccggtctgaccggtagtagTGAGTCCAGATTATCCGGCCTgtgggtcggatcatccggaaCTTCGCAGAGGCAAAAGGTACTAttgggccggatcatccggcctatgggcggatcatccgaccctgtgAACTTTCTGTGAGTGGTcgtgttggaccggtctgacggtCGGATGGACCTACCTTAACTACCCTAACCAAACCCTCTCAGCCAcggccacaccggtcagaccggtccatccgaccggtcagaccggtccaacacgACCACTCACTGAAAGTTcacagggtcggatgatccggcccaaTAGTACCTTTTACCTCTGCGAAGTTCCGGATGATCTGACCCACAGGCCGGATAATCTGGACTCActactaccggtcagaccggtctatccgaccggtcagaccggtccatgcaACTCTAACGTGCCAAAGGTAGAATTCCATGCTGCGCTAAATCCAACCCACCAAAACTGAAATACTTCTAGGCTCTAGTTGAGTGACTCCTATGGAGGGAATCTACCAAGGGAAACCACTTAAAACTACCTAAAAAAAGAGATCAAAGACATCCAAGCCAAAACACCTTGGATGAGCAATTTCGTCTACAAATTTCAAAACCCCCCCTAGGCTCTAGTCCAGGGATTCTAGTAAATGTGTTGAACCAAAGGAATTCACCTAGAACCACCTAGAACGAGAGATCATCATCACAAGCTCATTTACCTGGATTGACTTCTCCTCCCGCGAAGAACtcaaagaaccacagcacctcCGGGGAAATCAAGTGGGAGAGATGATCTTCCACCGGTTGGAAATCCTCCTTGGCCTGGGATCAATTGGAAATGGAGGGATTTGGGTTCAAGGGTTTAGGTGAGGGAGTGAGctcgggagagagtgagagagctggTGAGGGCGAGTGATCTGatgaaagaagagagagagagtgatttAAATGCTGTGGGGCCCAAAACGGTTGAAACAGGTTCAACCGGACCGGTTGTCAcgcccggtcagaccggtccgagtTGAACTGTCCCAAAAATTGTTGAAAATTTTTCCACTAGTGGTTTGTGTCGCTAATGACCGTAATTAGCCTTAATGATAAGTAATTAACACCAGAGGTGTTACAGAGGGCTGCTCTGCTATTGAGTGCAAGCAACAGTACCATCTTGCTTGGGCCCATTTTTTACAGATTGATTGCTTTGGACTTCGTTTAGCCATATACTACTAATTGCGACAACCATTCACTCCAATCTCTGAATCTCCACTGTGGAGTACACATGCGCCAAACATGATTCTTATGCACCGCCACTAATGCAGATGGGTCAGGCAGGcagtttagatcactttgcatttttgcgtttttggaagggaatcttcaatatttgaagtattaaatgtagaatAATCACtgatctcgtctgtaaattacgagacgaatctaatgagcctaattagccCATCACTAGgtcatgtttactgtagcaatactgtagcaatttagtgtctaatcatgtcagaattaggctcattagattagtctcgcgatttacagtctatttgtataatgtgatttattttttgactacatttagtacaccatgcaagcgatttataaaaattttgcattttgcgttttgggatctaaacaaggcctaagcaGAGCCGCAGAGTGAAATTTTCACCACACATACTCCTCTCGCTAACCGATATGGTTGTGATTTAACCACGGAGTGCCCATATCCATTGTTCATTGCATCGCACCATATTTACAGCAGCCTACCAGTTACCTGTGTATGCGAATAATTACCACCGCCTTGCATTTCTGTTTGATTGTCCGTCTTGTGCTGGACCATCAGTAAGTTTTGGCAATTTTGTAGATTTTGCAAGCCAAGGAAGTCAAAGACAAGGCCAGTAAGATAAAGAAACAATTTGGATCTGAGTTTTTCTCTGAAAATGAACCTGATTCAGAGACTATGTTGGCTATGGCCTTTAAGCAAGTTGTAATGCAACGGCTTTCAAACTTTCGGCTCGAGGTCTTCTCCCCAGGTTCAGATAGAGACTTCCAAGACTTGGGCAAATCACGAAAGGTGCAAATTCACAAAGCTTGGAATATTTTGTTCTTCTCCCCTCACCTTACTTCTTGCTGAGTGCTGATTCGTCAATGTACAACAGGTGTCCATGGACTTTAGCGTCATTTCATCAGATGAAAAACTTCTGGGTTCTCTTGCCGAAGCCATTTTCTCCTGTGTCATCCAGGATGCCAGCAAGAATCACCTCGGGGCCACAGGCGGTTTGTTTCATAAGCAACAGCTCAACTGCTCAATTGATTCCTCCGTTTGTATACATAAAATTTCTGAGGAAGAAATTGTGAGAAGTGCTAAGAGATGCCTGGACAGTTTTCATCTAATGAAGTCTCCTCAGAATGCACGCAAAACAAAGAATGGATGGTGGCCAGCACCAAATTATGAAAGTTTGGTGAAGATTGGGGGTCATGAGTTTGCCCTTTGGGCCAATGAGTACATTCCTACTTATAAACTGCAAATAAAAGCCAAAGCATTTGAGAATACTAATCTTGAAGGACGTCATAAGTCAGAAAGTAATAGGTGGGAAGTTCTCTTGACCCACTCCCAACTGGTACACTATTATTCCCTCCCTTTTCCTTCATTGAACACATTCATTTTCTGGAAATAATAACAGAACCAAGCAAATGTGAAATTTTAACTTGGTCCATCATATGTCTTCTAACTTCTGTTCATTTCTACCACTTGTAGGCGGAACTAGGGAGCGTTATAGACATGTACTTCGAAGATCAGTTCACATTACCAGGCAAAACTTTCCATCCCCACTGGAATTCAGATCCATCAAAGATCAAAAAGAACAATGTATGCAGATACTATCTAGGTCAAAGTTTACTCGCAtccaatatatatatttatcaaaCTCTGTTCATCGGCAAATTTTGTTTTACGCAGGGCTATTTGAACAACCTTTTCAGTTTCTTGGCTGGTAGCTGTGTTATTCTTTTTGTCGCTATCTTTGCTCAGTTATGCTGGCCTCAAACTCTTGGAGACAAAAGGCTATTCAAGGGAAGTTCAAATGTGTCATCATCTCAGAGCTATTGTTCTGATATGAAGTCTCTTGATAGCAGCGAGGTACTTCTCTAGTCCTTTTGAATCTGTCGTTTGTCCAAGGGAGGTTAATGCTCAGTTTTTAGTGATGGATTCCTTTTCGCAATACACCATTGCCATTTAACATAACATCGATTTCAACTAATTACCTGAAGGAAAGTTCTCATGccattttagttagtttcatTTTTCACTTATAGCAATGGACAAAGAAAAACTAACTGTGCCACTCTCTGCTATGAATCATAAATATTCTGACAGACTGCATTTCATCTGTTCTAATTAATAGCTACCACTTCAAATTCTGTAGTTTCAGGATGCAATCCTTTgattctcttcttttttcgaaGATTAACCAAGTAGGAAAATTTGTAATGTGTGTAAGTAAGACTGAAATACTGAATTAACGTGCCCGCCTGCATAAATGGATCATAGCATAACTACTCTTTCAGCCATTCTATCAGTTTATTATGTGTGCTTCATATTTTGTCTGATTTACTCCTCTTCTCAGATACAAGCTTATTGCACATCTCTTATTAAGAAAATGAAAGACTCATATGGCTGCCCTGGTGATGTAATGGTTGATGCACATATTGGAGCTTGGGTTGGAGAACTGCCTGATTGCTTCAAGGGAATCAATAGCGAGGATAATGCTGCTTCTGACAATGTTCAGCATCCCAGCACTTTTATCCAACAAAATCAAGCCCAATTGGTGCCAATTAATACTAAGATGTCTGATTTGGAACAAAATGACAAAACTCAGGAAACTCTGCAGAATATTGCTAGTTTTCAGGTACCTCGTATGTCTTATAAAATGGAGCTATCTTTGTAGTAGATGTCCTTTTTTGTCATGATAATGCAAATGCTAACTCAAATTTCTTTCTGTGATCACCCCTGTTTATGATAAATTGCCTTTTCCTTGGGATAGTTGGGTTGGGAACTTGGAAATGCCAAAACCTTTCCACAAACATATTGGCTATCACATGATATTTCATGACATACCTGCTAAAGTAGAGCACAACTTTTGTTGCCATTTAGTAGTACCTTTTTACCATGTATTGTTCTTTGGTTACATCCCATAAGAAAGAGACTAAATTTTCCCTATTTGTTGTTTGTATTACATCAGTTGTTCAAACTTTTTATACTATGGTTTTTCGtcgaaacttttttttttcttttctttatgttATGATAGTAGAGTAAGAATATATAATGGTACTGATTTGGTCTTTCTTGAAACAAGTCTATGTGGGGTGTGCTGAATTTTCTGCTAAGCTGTGCTCGGGCATCCAGTACTAGTTTTGTATCTGTATATCTgcattttttaattatatggtagctaaaaagaaaaaaatctctTGAGGTAATCAGCTCACGCTTGCAACCTATCGGTTGATTTACTTATTCGTAGGTTGTCATGTCAGAAGAAGGTAAAGTAGTGGGATTTCAGCCAACTAACCGCCCAGCTGTGAACCATTGGTCAATAAACCCACTAGCTACACTTCTGTATCAGGGGCGGACACTTTCTCCAGGTACTTTAACGGAACGATGGCCCTTTGTTATATGTACGAACACTGAGTATTAATTGTATCTAATACTTTAAAATGGATATTTTCAGGTATTCTGGAACCAAAGCTTAAAATTTCTCGTCCAGCTAAGGCTGCCCCAATTGAATTGTTGATGTCAGTAAATCAAGATTCCTTTTTTGCTTTGGCAAGGCCTGTTCAAGACTCATGATAGCAGAGGTGCTATATCACTTTTCTTCCCTCTACTTTCTTCAGATCAAGTTGTTTCTTTTCCTGAATATGGTTTATATTAATCACCATTACTACCTAGTTATGCAAAAACTTATGGTTGCTAACTTTCTCATATTGAGGCATTTACAGTTTTACACAATGCACCATGTCTTATTCTGATTTGCTCCTTGTGGTCAAATATGTGCCTATTGCATGTATGTTATCACAGAATGGAAGATTTAGTTGCTCTGGTGATGTAATGGTTGATACAAATATCGAAGCTTGGGTTGCAGAGCTGCCTGACTGCTTCATGGGCATCAATAACATGGATAGTGCTGCTTCTGATGATGTTCAACATCTGGATGGTTATGTCCTAGGACATTTACTGCAGTTTGTGCCCACTAATTTTCAGAAGGGTTGTTTGGAACGAAATTATACAACTCAGGAAACCCTGCAGAATATTGCTAGTTTCAGGTATGTTTGTCTGGCTTAAGTTCAAGGGGGATTTCTCTTTGTAGCATACAATGATGGCCTGTACCTTCTATGATGGCAGCCTATCATCTGAGATTTATACTTGTTTGTGATTGATTTCTATATGGAAGTTGGATCTTGGAAGTACCAATACCTTTCCTTAACACATTAACTGTCACACCATTTGTAAATATTCCATGTGCACATTGAAGTAGAATGCACTTATTTTACTGTCTTATAATGCCTTTTTTTTCTGCATATTGAACTGTTCTTTCGTTATTGACAAGGAAGAGACTGCATATCACTTTTGCTGGTACATGTCATGGCCCAAATGTGGTCCAAATGCCAAGTGGAAGGAGTTCAATCCTAAAATCTCTTGCTGTCTGGCTCCAGGCGCCAGCCTCCTCGGCCAGATGGCCACTGCCCCTTCTCTCTGAGTTTCCCCTGGATTCCCTCCCTCAGTCCAAGCACGCATAGTGCAGCCATAGTTTTATACGTCTCATACTATGTTTTCAATGAAAAAATAGGACTCCGGAACTATTTTAGTCCTGTCGGAAACAAGCTGTATGTGATTGTGATTGGTTTGTTAAGCTTTCCTCTTTGCTGGTTTGCATGAGGCATCCTTTTTTTCTGTATTCCTTTTAACATCATATGATGACAAAACTCCCTTCATGAACTTTGTATAAGAAtttagcccccccccccacccccacccccacccacccATTCTTTATTTTGTGGAACTCTTTTTTCCCTGTCTCTTGAGCCAGGCAGCTTAAACTTCGCACCACATCGCTTGATTCACCTATGTAGGTGATTACGTCAGAAGACAGTCAAGTTTTGGGACTTCAAGCAACTAGCTGCCTATCTGTGAGccatttggggggggggggggggggggattgcaAGCAACTTTATGTGGTGAACTGGAAGCTCTCTCCAGGTACTAGAATGGAACCATGGACTTTATTCTTATCATTTGTTCTGACACCGCATATCTTTTTGTCTAATATTTTGAATTGGATAATGTCAGCCATTCTGGAGGCAAGGCTTGAAACTGTTGCCCAGCTAAGTTTGTTGGTGACTCCTGGTTCAACTGTTAATGCCTGTATACCCAGAATCATTCATTTTTGCTTTGGCGAGGCCAAATGAAGACAAATGCTAGCAAAGGTGCTTTATCACATTCCATACCTGTCACCCAATTTCAGTCTGCCTTATCCTGTTGCCTCATGAACTTACTGGCAATCCATGGAATGGTATgaacttgcctttttttttcagaaaaacaAATTGC is drawn from Panicum virgatum strain AP13 chromosome 1N, P.virgatum_v5, whole genome shotgun sequence and contains these coding sequences:
- the LOC120654391 gene encoding uncharacterized protein LOC120654391 yields the protein MPSPSLLLLRASPPSPHLISPFRRCLPSPSSLRPTTRAPRLRLRQHPVGSRATARVVEAGDAGASALIPIARCYEGRLARLELAGAARREQAVAAAAAAAVDGGAAAEGHLAAGAEAMVVEAFLPGPDGGGTTASSSTRVILQAKEVKDKASKIKKQFGSEFFSENEPDSETMLAMAFKQVVMQRLSNFRLEVFSPGSDRDFQDLGKSRKVSMDFSVISSDEKLLGSLAEAIFSCVIQDASKNHLGATGGLFHKQQLNCSIDSSVCIHKISEEEIVRSAKRCLDSFHLMKSPQNARKTKNGWWPAPNYESLVKIGGHEFALWANEYIPTYKLQIKAKAFENTNLEGRHKSESNRWEVLLTHSQLAELGSVIDMYFEDQFTLPGKTFHPHWNSDPSKIKKNNGYLNNLFSFLAGSCVILFVAIFAQLCWPQTLGDKRLFKGSSNVSSSQSYCSDMKSLDSSEIQAYCTSLIKKMKDSYGCPGDVMVDAHIGAWVGELPDCFKGINSEDNAASDNVQHPSTFIQQNQAQLVPINTKMSDLEQNDKTQETLQNIASFQVVMSEEGKVVGFQPTNRPAVNHWSINPLATLLYQGRTLSPGILEPKLKISRPAKAAPIELLMSVNQDSFFALARPVQDS